Proteins encoded within one genomic window of Pseudodesulfovibrio senegalensis:
- the dsrO gene encoding sulfate reduction electron transfer complex DsrMKJOP subunit DsrO — protein sequence MKNNRRNFIKLAGLAAAGLCVAPKTTLASGGGHSPVKPGANARNAKRWAMVVDTRRINTDEDIKALQDVCHAVHNVPDVPTNQNIMWIWSAPYEECFPEQHNPYLDDDVKERSYMLLCNHCDNPPCVRVCPTKATFKRPDGIVAMDYHRCIGCRYCMAGCPYGSRSFNFGEPREYLDPTKLNPEFPTRMRGVVEKCNFCVERLAKGLQPACVEASDGAIVFGDLADKDSDVRKVLRENFTIRRKPTAGTEPSVYYII from the coding sequence ATGAAAAACAACAGACGTAACTTCATCAAGTTGGCCGGTCTGGCGGCTGCCGGACTGTGCGTTGCGCCCAAGACGACCCTCGCCTCGGGCGGCGGTCATTCCCCGGTCAAGCCGGGAGCCAATGCCCGCAATGCCAAGCGCTGGGCCATGGTCGTGGACACCCGCAGGATCAATACCGACGAGGACATCAAGGCCCTGCAGGACGTCTGCCACGCCGTGCACAACGTGCCCGACGTGCCCACCAACCAGAACATCATGTGGATCTGGTCCGCTCCGTACGAAGAATGCTTCCCGGAGCAGCACAACCCGTACCTTGACGACGACGTCAAGGAACGTTCCTACATGCTCCTGTGCAACCACTGCGACAACCCGCCCTGCGTGCGCGTGTGCCCCACCAAGGCCACCTTCAAGCGCCCGGACGGCATCGTGGCCATGGACTACCATCGCTGCATCGGTTGCCGCTACTGCATGGCCGGCTGCCCCTACGGTTCCCGCTCCTTCAACTTCGGCGAACCCCGGGAATACCTGGACCCGACCAAGTTGAATCCCGAGTTCCCCACCCGCATGCGCGGCGTGGTCGAGAAGTGCAACTTCTGTGTGGAACGCCTGGCCAAGGGCTTGCAACCCGCGTGTGTTGAGGCCTCCGATGGTGCCATCGTTTTCGGCGACCTTGCCGACAAGGACTCCGACGTCCGCAAGGTTCTGCGCGAAAACTTCACCATTCGTCGTAAACCGACCGCCGGCACCGAGCCGAGCGTCTACTACATCATCTAG
- the dsrJ gene encoding sulfate reduction electron transfer complex DsrMKJOP subunit DsrJ, whose protein sequence is MHYGGKIIIGIVIFVGLLLSPFVFNVGKAYKQPELKLPANEKKCVESLEFMRTKHMQLLNEWRDWALRDGKRVYVNHEGKEFEISLQNTCMKCHKSKADFCDKCHNDAGVTPYCWDCHIQPEGLK, encoded by the coding sequence ATGCATTACGGCGGTAAAATCATAATCGGCATCGTAATCTTCGTCGGACTGCTGCTTTCCCCGTTCGTGTTCAACGTCGGAAAAGCGTACAAGCAGCCCGAGCTGAAGTTGCCTGCCAATGAGAAAAAATGTGTCGAATCCCTTGAGTTCATGCGCACCAAGCACATGCAACTCCTGAACGAATGGCGAGACTGGGCCTTGCGCGACGGTAAGCGTGTCTACGTGAACCACGAAGGCAAGGAATTCGAGATCAGCCTGCAGAACACCTGCATGAAGTGCCACAAAAGCAAGGCCGACTTCTGCGACAAGTGCCACAACGATGCAGGCGTCACCCCCTATTGCTGGGATTGCCACATTCAGCCGGAGGGGTTGAAATAA